The Haloarchaeobius amylolyticus genome window below encodes:
- a CDS encoding HFX_2341 family transcriptional regulator: protein MQTHIVPVGFDYDRLIAPLVRDQFDVDRVILLEGAVGSEANVEYSQNLSKKLEKDFQNLLGAETERLVLADVYDYDAAFEQAYDLINDELDRGNSVWVNIAAMPRTVSFAFATAAHSLMVERQEDRQHIHTYYTAPEKYLETELAEELREQRDLLQDLLDDGVEDDRVEERLDTATGLLEEFDERGTTIGAKEIGGSHIVELPVASFSNVKPFEEVILFKLGEEGEFDSVSELAEALAKELNEEYTDSFRSKVIYNVDRLGPGGKGYIEQEEVGKSYRTRLSRIGELWVRAHSGEE from the coding sequence ATGCAGACACACATCGTCCCGGTCGGGTTCGACTACGACCGGCTCATCGCACCCCTGGTCCGCGACCAGTTCGACGTGGACCGGGTCATCCTGCTCGAGGGGGCGGTGGGGAGCGAGGCCAACGTCGAGTACTCCCAGAACCTCTCGAAGAAGCTCGAAAAAGACTTCCAGAACCTGCTCGGCGCCGAGACCGAGCGCCTCGTCCTCGCGGACGTGTACGACTACGACGCCGCGTTCGAGCAGGCCTACGACCTCATCAACGACGAACTCGACCGCGGGAACTCGGTGTGGGTCAACATCGCGGCGATGCCCCGGACCGTCTCGTTCGCGTTCGCGACCGCGGCGCACTCCCTGATGGTCGAGCGCCAGGAGGACCGCCAGCACATCCACACCTACTACACCGCGCCGGAGAAGTACCTCGAGACGGAACTCGCAGAGGAACTGCGCGAACAGCGCGACCTGCTGCAGGACCTGCTCGACGACGGGGTCGAGGACGACCGCGTCGAGGAGCGCCTCGACACCGCGACCGGCCTGCTGGAGGAGTTCGACGAGCGCGGGACGACCATCGGCGCGAAGGAGATCGGCGGCAGCCACATCGTGGAACTGCCGGTGGCGTCGTTCTCGAACGTCAAACCGTTCGAGGAGGTCATCCTGTTCAAACTCGGCGAGGAGGGCGAGTTCGACTCCGTCTCGGAACTCGCCGAGGCACTGGCGAAGGAGCTCAACGAGGAGTACACCGACTCCTTCCGGTCGAAGGTCATCTACAACGTCGACCGGCTCGGCCCGGGCGGGAAGGGCTACATCGAGCAGGAGGAGGTCGGGAAGTCCTACCGGACGCGACTGTCCCGAATCGGCGAGCTGTGGGTGCGGGCGCACTCCGGCGAGGAGTGA